TTTTGGTGCTACCTTCCTCGCTGATACTAGTCAGGAATCTGCTTTTGCCTACAACATTCATCAATATGCCGATGTCTATACCAGTAAACTGGAGAACTTTATGTTGTATCCGCCAGAAACATGGCGTCATGATCCTTTCGACGTGAAGGTAAATCTTTTGACCAGTTCAATGTATGTTTTGAATTAGTGGTAACTTGGTGAAGCAAGATTGTATTCTAGGTTAACGAATTGCTGAATTTACACTCTTAGTAGGTCAGATGTGTTTTGAAATATGTTATTTATCTCAATGCTAGAACTTTATGATCCAAATTTCTAAAGTCTTCACTGTGTTTTAGTACTATTTATAATCTAAGAAGCCCTGTGGCTCAAGATTGCCTAGTATACAAAAATCTGCCAGCAGGTGGCCTGGCATTTTCTCCTGCATTGACTGCTTTGAACAAAAATCTACCTGGTTACTGGCCTACTCTAACGTACCCAAACTAAATCATTGGAATATACAGGTGAGTCTAAATTTTTTCAATCGTATAACAAGTTTCTATAGATAATGATACAATACCCAAGAAAAGCACAAGGGAAAAGAAAGATGGTAGCTTACAACACCACAAACATGAGGAAAGCCTCGTATTTCCAAAAATCAAGAGGAAAAACTGGTACTACTTCTTGAATGTTCTCTCTTGATAGCTAGGAATTTGGCTTCTTAATCATCGTAACCCGGTAGTTTTGGATGGGCATGGCTGGAAGAACTGGCGTTTGAAGTGGTATGACGCTGATGAGACTGAAGTGAGAATGACCTTATAAACTGATCCGTTGGTATTTTCTTTCTACTTCTGAGGTGGTGGCAGTGTCATGACCCTCAAATACGGTGGACGTGCATTTTTGTTCTTGCATGAATTCGTCTCCTAGTTGATTCACGAGATGGACGTGCATTTTTGTTCTTGAAAGATGTTGTCTTCCATTTCCACAAAGCGAAGTTCCCCGGGAGATATCTCTTGACTATGCCGTGAATCATTGACTTCTAATTGTAGAAATATAAATGCCATGCATAAGGCAACTAATTCTAATTACATAGTCACATGGCCTAAATTCTTTTTCGGAACCCGAATTTTACTTGAAAAATTGCCGTTGTACCCGTTTTGTTGACCCAAACTCTTTAGATATATGACAACAAAATCATATATCTGAATTTTATCTCCGTATGTGAAACCCTAGTTGATTCGGAAGAAAAAAATACTACCGGAAAATAAACACAACAAATCTCCGTATCCCGCTTCTCCTCTCcaacatctcctaataatatacGCAAGATCATAAGCAAGGAGAGAATCGAAAGATCATAAGGTATGGATTTTTATCTTAGTTCGATTGATGAATCTGGTAGAAATCAGTTGGTGAAAAGGGTTATACCTGAAGAAATATTATTAGACATCATATCTAGAGTACCGTTACCGTCTGAGGGAGTTTTTCAtagcaaactggtatgcaaaacTTGGTTAAAGGTCTTTAGGAGGCCTGAGTTTGTCGAAAAACATTTACATTCTCAATTGCTTCAACTTCTCCATTTTCATAATTATAAATACTATCCTCGTTTCAAGAATAGTAATGGTGCCAGTGACATGGGAATCTTATTTTACTTTGTAGAGTGTCATGATGATTATTATGATATGGCTTATGCAGAGTACCGTGGAAACAAAAACAATAAGAGTAGTATTACATATCCAAAGATGTTAACATACCTTAATATTTCTAGTGCTGATGAACTAATTAGCTCATGTGATGGATTAGTTTGTTTGTCTAAAGAAAATGGTGCATATGTCTCCATATGTAATCCTGTGATCCGAGAGTATGTCAATTTGCCAAGGTGTGGAAAAACTAAGCAAGTTTGTTATGGATTCGGTTGTACGAATACTGATACGAAAGATTATAAGGTTGTCAGAATAATCTACTACGAAATGAAAAATGATGAATGTGATGCGCTCGTTTAAATTTACACTTTGGGTAGTGGTACTGGTTGGAGAGACAAAGGAAGAATTGCACATTCTTTCATGGATCATTGCGGTGTACTTGTAGATGGGGCACTTCATTGGCTGGATAACAAAGGGAAGATATGGGCGGTTAATTTGGTTGATGAAGAATTCAAGTTTCTCACACAAACTCCCAGCAAAACAGTGAACTTTAGACTAGCTGTTTTAGGAGGCTGGCTGTCTTACTTTGAGTATGATACCAAACACACTACGTACGGGCAATGTGGCAATTGAAATACGaagcagaaaaaaaaacaaaacagaatGCATcccaaaataattatccaattaggTCATATCCAGTTCTTCTCAGGCTGATGTCTCTTCTGTGAGACGTCATTCCTTAGTTCCTTCGTTGCCATTTATAGGATTACTAATTCTGCTTCGAAAaaatgacgctagaaacagggattgaacctgtgaccttgtggTTAACAGCCACACGCTCTAACCAGCTGAGCTATTCCAGCGTTTTGGTCTAAGTTCTGAATCTTTGTCAACTTTTCCTGTTACCTGCCCTGGAATCTGGATATGTAATTTTTCCAAATGGCTTTTATTACGATAAACGAGGAGCTAGGATCGTGGGTATGGGAAACAAACTACGCATAGAAGGGAATAATAGGCTTTGAAGCTTGCAGTGGTGGGACAATTATGCCCCCACTCCCCCATCTCAACATTAACTTGAGTAACTTGAATGTTTTTATGAGTTTGAGGACAATGTTTCTGAAAATGAGTAACTTAACGATATCTCCAATGCAAAGGGTTAAGGTCATCCTAGGTGGAGGTCTtgttatcatcttttttttttgggtcatttgctaaaagacaaaaataaataaagatagaAATTTTGACCTAAAATCCATCTCCAATCTCCAAGGTCTTACCTACAcctttttatttaaatttagagACAAAGTGATGATGTGAACCTAAGATCCAAGGCAatgaagaaagtcttatttatACTTTCTCACTTACCCCCACTTACAACCTTCACCCTTGCATTGAAGAAGTAGAAAAGGTCTTAAATCCTAGGTGTCATGCTAATTTAAGACCTTtaccccttgcattggagatgctctaaatgaTTTCAACTCCAGACCACTTGCAGTCAAATACTAGCTGctaattttgttttttaattgaTTACTGAGAGTTATGCTGACTGTAAATATAGGTAGAGACAGAAAAAGATTTCAAAGGGGGCCAAAATAATTTTGTAATACTGCAGGTACTTTCAGTGTACTAAATTTTATATTTATGATGGaataaacacaaaaaataagaaaaaatagagGATTTTTCTACAATTTTGGAGATTTTAGGGGGCTAGAACCATTCCACCCCTGCAAGGTATACACACTAGCACACTGGCTAGGAATCCCTAACTTAAAAAACACCTTGTATTCCGGTTTGCAGAAAGAAAATTAGACTCTTTAGTTAGACAAGAATCGTTTCATCGCAATGAAGATGTCTAATTTTCCAACAACTTTTATAGACTATCTGCATACGCTTACTTACCGTAGAGTTGCCTTCTTGGCTACTCAAATAGGGCTAAACAACCTTCTCTTTTTGTATTGTTAACCACGATATTGCTATAAAAGCTGGGAAGACCTATTATATCTCTTTAGTTTAATCTAAATGTAAAACTATTTTTTAACGGTATAACAATTACGGCCTTATCATTCTACCTGAGGAAGAAATTTTGCTGGGCTAAATTTAGTTATTCCTCCTCTTCGaaagtttaatttcatgtttagtcTGAGATCATCTTGGCCTAATTTTTCTCGACCATACGGTTAACTATAAACTACCACAAGTCTGAATATTTGTAATCAATTTGAGCAGTTTGAACAAAACTTCAAAAAAGTTCTTTAGAAACAAAACTTTAAAAATCCACCGATTCTGCAAAAACCAGTGAGAAAGGTATAATGACGGTTTGGCTTTGATCAATTTAGACGTGCGATCTTAAGTTTACTATTTTAATCTAGTTTGTTTCATGACTAAAATTCTACATCGGAGTCTAAAATATGTTTTCAGACTTAAAATCTGACCAAAAATAATCACAAGTTTTTCTAACACAAAATTTACATGTTGAGCTAAAAATTTGCTTTGCAATCCACGGTGACCCCAAAATTTCTAACCCAACCTAAAATCTACTCCTTATTTAAAGTCCATATTGTGATCTAAAGTTTCTCATATTTTCAAAAATCTGTTGCGCTGAATAAGTGACATGAAATTATATTGTGACCCTCTCTCAAAGCCTTTCCTCTTAAGAGATTAAAAAATATAGAGCTACATAGACTCAAAAACTGAGGACTTAATCACCAGACTGCCAATTTGTTAGTCATATTATATATAAACCTTTAACTAAAAAACCTCAACCTATTCGATTCTTGTGAATGAAAAACGAGTCTTTAAGTTTTCCTCGTCAtatattttgtggttttttaaTCGACAAGAGAAAAGTGTTTATTTATAAGTGTAGTATCAGAGGAAAAAAAATCGACTATATAAAGAAGTCATGTGATTAAATTCACACATGGTCCTTCTAGACTTAGGATCGGCTCGACCCTCTTTAGTTGGCTAGTAATTAGTTTATTACCTATATTATGTTATATACACTCTTTATTTCACGAAAAGTAATACTTTCATTTGTTTGGTATTTATATTCAATCATACTCTctccatttcaacaaaaatgaCACTTTCATATTTTGTTTTTCAACCAAACCTAATTTTAAATAgagataaaaaaaagtaaaagtattATTTTTTCTGAAATAGAAGTAGTACTCCCTTCGTATCACCTATATAGGCGGAGGGaccaattctcttagattaagaaaattaCCTTGCAttcatcatttttcatgttttttctttgTTTACCCTTTGTCCTAATAACACAATTTTTTATGCATAATAAGTGACGGTATTTGTGAGAAAATTCATCTTGAAAATAGGACTCCGTCTATTTAGTgggacaaagaaaaatcaaaattccgcctcggtacggagggagtatcatTTATTCTGAAACAGAAATAGTCTATGTAACAAAATCTGTCACATGAGTCATGACGCCACCAAAAATGAGCATCAAAATTTGTCACCATGACTCGGAATGTTTTGCCACCTAGTTCTATTTGGTTTGCAAATCCGCGAGAGAGGAGGAAAATAAACCGGATAGTCCATCTACCCACCTTTAAAAAAGCTCTCTCTTTGTAAAAGACACACTATACGCGACTTTCAAAGAAGGAATCCTAAATTTCCTTGAAACACCAGTTTATTGGAttcgttcatcttcttcaatcGATTTGGTACTTCCTCTTTCCCTCTGTCTAccaattaattttgttttctagggttttcaacAACGAATAATTgctccttttttttgttttttagccTGTGATTATTTGACCTAATCATGTTATTTTCGATTGCTTTAAATTTCGCTTGTAACGAGAAGTTTGCCCTAATTTTATGCTTAAAATATGAAGTAAACATATTGATCGCGGATTTTTGTGTGTTTTAGTAATCAAAGGGGGATTTTAAAGAAGAAATATGTGGGCAGCATCTTGCCTGGCTTCATGCTGTGCAGCTTGTGCATGCGAAGCTTGTAGAACAGTTGTATCCAGCATCAGTAGACGCTCTGCTCGAATTGCTTATTGTGGTCTTTTCGCTTTCTCTCTTATGGTTTCATGGATCCTCAGAGAAGTTGCTGCTCCTCTCATGGAGAAAATCCCATGTATGTACTCATTGTTTCTTGAATTGTATGGATTGCTATTGTACCTTTGATATTGGATGTGAAATTGTTATTAACATTGAAATCTAGGGTCTGTGGATTGGTTAAATTGTGTGAAACTGATCTTtcttgataatttttttttttttgttttagggATCAATCATTTTGCCCAGACTCCGGATAGGGAGTGGTTTGAAACTGATGCCGTGTTGCGTGTGAGTTTGGGAAACTTCTTATTTTTCACCATCCTTGCCATTATAATGATTGGTGTCAAGGACCAGAAGGACCCTAGGGACCGTTTGCACCATGGTGGATGGATGATGAAGGTTGTTAGTTGGTGCCTGATGGTGATTTTTATGTTTTTCCTTCCAAATGGGATCGTAACCTTTTATGGTGAGTGACTTTCATATGCAGCTTCTGTTCTATCGCATAAAAAATTTTCTTTGTAGAATCTGTGACTGACCTTCCTATTGACCCGCCGTTTGCATAAGATATTTTATAACTTAATGCATTTGCATAAGATATTTTATAACTTAATGTATGTTCTGTGTATATGAATGACATATCGAGGTGTACTCGCATCATCTAGATGCAATGGATTTCTTTTCTTCATGCTGCAAATATGATCATACACTACATTGCAGTTTGTCTTCCTCCCAGTATCCATTATACAAAATACTTATTGGACATTGTTCGTTTTGTCTTTTTACgaaaattaagtttttctaagtcAGAGTGTGAAATATTTTCTCACATGGACTTTTAACCCCTTCGGACACAACTTCCATGAAACTCTTTGCATATTGAGCCATGATATTTGGTAGTTGGGGTAACCTTCATGTCAGTTTCTAGCTGTATAATTGTGTTCTTTTCTTATTAGTTCCTTTTGTGCTGTTATACAATGGTGCTCTGCAGCAATTCATCCATTGAATTTTTAAAGAATGCTTACGTATAAATCTTTGGTAATTTCTCGGCGTATTAGTTTTCCATTACGAAGTTTGGCTTACAGCTTTTGTTATTTTGCGATCTGTAAATGCAGAGTCAATATCCAAATTTGGGTCAGGattgtttcttcttgttcaagTTGTTCTCTTGCTGGATTTTGTTCATGGATGGAACGACAACTGGGTTAAAAAGGATGAACAGTTCTGGTCAGTTTCACAAACTTGAATCTTTATAATACTTAAATTCCATTTATCCACCTTTCTTACGTCTTCACATGCTATTGTTCTgatatactacctccgtccctaattagatgacctataccataaataagtggagtaatagattattattattataagaaatatgtaaaatttcatagccatatttatattcattaggtaggtgttttaaaatgctttccaatgatacaaagtttacgaaaatccgttgtatgGTTTGAGAGAAAAATCATTTCtgaatttactagtaaattttaactaggtcatctaattagggacggagggagtaatttttcttttaagataattattttttgttattcaTCCTTATTCTAAACTTATATCACTGATACAGGTACATCGCTCTATTTGTCGTTTCACTTGTTTGCTACGTGGCAACGTTCTCCTTCTCGGGACTGCTCTTCCATTTCTTTACTCCATCTGGGCATGATTGTGGGCTCAATACCTTCTTTATTGTTCTCACACTGATCTTTGTGTTCGTGTTTGCAATCGTTGCTTTGCACCCAGCGGTAAGTTGTCAGTTTTGCATTTTAATTACAATTGCCTGAACTCATTTTCCATGATATCTTATGTATGTAGAATTTTTACCATATTAGTGTCTCCTAAACGATCTAGCATAATCTTATGTATGAACTTCATTAACAGTAGTCAGTACTATACATGAAACTCTTGAGAGCAGTATCCTTTTGAAACGTAAATTATGGTTACGTAAGAGAAACCACCACATTTAGTATATTATATTGTTTAAACATTCCGCCTCTGACATAGTTATCATTTCATTGGTTGATGCGCCACATATACAGGTGAATGGAAGTCTGTTACCTGCTTCTGTTATATCTGTGTACTGCACATACCTATGCTACTCTGGGCTTGCTAGTGAACCAAGGGATTATGAATGTAACGGCCTTCACAATCATTCCAAAGCTGTCTCTACTGGTTCACTTACTTTGGGACTCGTTACAACAGTTCTTTCCGTCGTTTACTCTGCTGTTCGTGCTGGTTCTTCCACAACTTTTCTTGAAAGTTCAGGCGAAGGTTAGTACTACTTCATTCTTGCAATTCTGGAGAAAGATTTGAAGCATGAGACGTGAGTCACTCGACTAGTTTAGGGTTATCAGAGGGTCATTACTGT
This genomic stretch from Papaver somniferum cultivar HN1 chromosome 5, ASM357369v1, whole genome shotgun sequence harbors:
- the LOC113282647 gene encoding probable serine incorporator, yielding MWAASCLASCCAACACEACRTVVSSISRRSARIAYCGLFAFSLMVSWILREVAAPLMEKIPWINHFAQTPDREWFETDAVLRVSLGNFLFFTILAIIMIGVKDQKDPRDRLHHGGWMMKVVSWCLMVIFMFFLPNGIVTFYESISKFGSGLFLLVQVVLLLDFVHGWNDNWVKKDEQFWYIALFVVSLVCYVATFSFSGLLFHFFTPSGHDCGLNTFFIVLTLIFVFVFAIVALHPAVNGSLLPASVISVYCTYLCYSGLASEPRDYECNGLHNHSKAVSTGSLTLGLVTTVLSVVYSAVRAGSSTTFLESSGEEKPLLPFSKQDDQQEDNKKDEKSSGAVTYSYSFFHLIFSLASMYSAMLLTGWSTSVGESGNLVDVGWPSVWVRILTGWATAGLYIWSLVAPLLFPEREF